The following proteins come from a genomic window of Tepidiforma thermophila:
- a CDS encoding alpha/beta fold hydrolase, which translates to MSTVYPVRDIFVQANGLRHHLLARGAPGAPVVLMIHGLAGQAHTFDAIANILAARYHVYCLDVRGRGESEWGPPDQYNIDTYVEDLEAVREALGLQRFALVGTSMGGLITMQYAPRFPERVSRAVLNDIGPEIDPAGLQRILAYVQNAPEMFADLKAVVRYYREHYAPMVAHLNDDQLAEFARYNVRRSDSGVYVWKMDPAVRTAPPKPPALDPWDAFRAMECPVLIIRGAQSDVLSAETARKMLEANPRARLVEVPGVGHAPLLVEPEARKALETFLAEGA; encoded by the coding sequence ATGTCCACCGTCTACCCCGTGCGCGATATCTTCGTCCAGGCGAACGGCCTCCGGCATCACCTCCTCGCCCGCGGCGCCCCCGGCGCACCCGTCGTCCTCATGATCCACGGCCTCGCCGGCCAGGCCCACACCTTCGACGCCATCGCCAACATCCTCGCCGCCCGCTACCACGTCTACTGCCTCGACGTCCGCGGCCGCGGCGAATCCGAATGGGGCCCGCCCGACCAGTACAACATCGACACCTACGTCGAAGACCTCGAAGCCGTCCGCGAGGCCCTCGGCCTCCAGCGCTTCGCCCTCGTCGGCACCTCCATGGGCGGCCTCATCACCATGCAGTACGCCCCACGCTTCCCCGAACGGGTTTCGCGCGCCGTCCTCAACGATATCGGCCCCGAAATCGACCCCGCCGGCCTCCAGCGCATCCTCGCCTACGTCCAGAACGCCCCTGAGATGTTCGCCGACCTCAAAGCCGTCGTCCGCTACTACCGCGAACACTACGCCCCTATGGTCGCCCACCTCAACGACGACCAGCTCGCCGAGTTCGCCCGCTACAACGTCCGCCGCTCCGATTCCGGCGTTTACGTCTGGAAGATGGACCCCGCCGTCCGCACCGCCCCCCCGAAACCCCCGGCCCTCGACCCGTGGGACGCCTTCCGCGCCATGGAGTGCCCCGTGCTCATCATCCGCGGCGCCCAGAGCGACGTCCTCTCCGCCGAGACGGCCCGCAAAATGCTCGAGGCGAACCCCCGCGCCCGCCTCGTTGAAGTCCCCGGCGTCGGCCACGCCCCGCTCCTTGTCGAGCCGGAGGCCCGGAAGGCCCTCGAAACCTTCCTCGCCGAAGGCGCCTGA
- a CDS encoding TrpB-like pyridoxal phosphate-dependent enzyme: MATRKFLLSDDRIPTHWYNIAADLPTPPPPPLHPATHQPIGPEALAPLFPMELIKQEVSTERYIEIPEEVRRIYSIWRPSPLFRATFLEQALQTPAHIYYKYEGVSPSGSHKPNTAVAQAYYNKQEGVKRIATETGAGQWGSSLAFACQIFGLECKVYMVRVSYNQKPYRRSLMQVWGGTVVPSPSPDTEAGRRILAEDPENSGSLGIAISEAVEDAAMREDTKYSLGSVLNHVLLHQTVIGQEAIAQMEMAGEYPDVVIGCAGGGSNAAGLIFPFMKDRLAGKTATRFLAVEPASCPSLTKGEYRYDFGDTAGLTPLMKMYTLGHTFMPPGIHAGGLRYHAMAPLICHLYDQGYIEARAYPQNACFEAATLFARTEGIVPAPESSHAIRAAIDEAIQAREEGRSRVILFNLSGHGLLDLQAYDDYLAGKLIDDFYPEEKVREAMKDLPVI; the protein is encoded by the coding sequence ATGGCAACCCGCAAATTCCTCCTCAGCGACGACCGCATCCCCACCCACTGGTACAACATTGCGGCCGACCTCCCCACGCCGCCCCCTCCGCCGCTCCACCCCGCCACCCACCAGCCCATCGGCCCCGAAGCGCTCGCCCCGCTCTTCCCCATGGAGCTCATCAAGCAGGAAGTCAGCACCGAGCGCTACATCGAAATCCCCGAAGAAGTGCGCCGCATCTACAGCATCTGGCGCCCCTCGCCGCTCTTCCGCGCCACCTTCCTTGAGCAGGCGCTCCAGACCCCGGCCCACATCTATTACAAATACGAAGGCGTCTCCCCCTCCGGCTCCCACAAGCCCAACACCGCCGTCGCCCAGGCCTACTACAACAAACAGGAAGGCGTGAAGCGCATCGCCACCGAAACCGGCGCCGGCCAGTGGGGGTCCTCCCTCGCATTCGCCTGCCAGATCTTCGGCCTCGAATGCAAGGTCTACATGGTCCGCGTCTCCTACAACCAGAAACCCTACCGCCGCTCCCTCATGCAGGTCTGGGGCGGCACCGTTGTCCCCAGCCCCAGCCCCGACACCGAAGCCGGCCGCAGAATCCTCGCCGAAGACCCCGAAAACTCCGGCTCCCTCGGCATCGCCATCTCCGAGGCCGTCGAAGACGCCGCCATGCGCGAAGACACGAAGTACTCCCTCGGCAGCGTCCTCAACCACGTCCTCCTCCACCAGACCGTCATCGGCCAGGAGGCCATCGCCCAGATGGAGATGGCCGGCGAATACCCCGACGTCGTCATCGGCTGCGCCGGCGGCGGCTCAAATGCTGCCGGACTCATCTTCCCCTTCATGAAGGACCGCCTCGCCGGCAAAACCGCCACCCGCTTCCTCGCCGTTGAGCCCGCCTCCTGCCCCTCTCTTACCAAGGGTGAATACCGCTACGACTTCGGTGATACCGCCGGGCTCACCCCGCTCATGAAGATGTACACCCTCGGCCACACCTTCATGCCCCCGGGCATCCACGCCGGCGGCCTGCGGTACCACGCCATGGCCCCGCTCATCTGCCACCTCTACGACCAGGGCTACATCGAAGCCCGCGCCTACCCCCAGAATGCCTGCTTCGAAGCCGCCACCCTCTTCGCCCGCACCGAAGGTATCGTTCCCGCCCCCGAAAGCTCCCACGCTATCCGCGCCGCCATCGACGAAGCCATCCAGGCCCGCGAGGAGGGCCGCTCCCGCGTCATCCTCTTCAACCTCTCCGGCCACGGCCTCCTCGACCTCCAGGCCTACGACGACTACCTCGCCGGCAAACTCATCGACGACTTCTACCCTGAAGAGAAGGTCCGCGAGGCGATGAAGGACCTCCCCGTCATCTAA
- a CDS encoding CADD family putative folate metabolism protein: protein MLAVSTEFEARLKAVLEAKSMLKHPFYVEWTQGTLPMHKMQEYARQYYHFEAAFPRFLSAIHTRTESPKIRQLILDNLWDEEHGERNHPTLWLEFARAVGVEPDEVITAELRPETRALVDHFRQVTSTAPIAEALGTLFAYEGQVPAIAWQKIKGLTEFYGFEPKQFEFFSVHLVADIAHSGAEMEAIAEACTDEDAVIRAVDTACDRLLAFLDGCYAAAA, encoded by the coding sequence ATGCTCGCCGTCTCCACCGAATTCGAAGCCCGCCTCAAGGCCGTCCTCGAGGCCAAGTCCATGCTCAAGCACCCCTTCTACGTCGAGTGGACCCAGGGCACCCTCCCCATGCACAAAATGCAGGAGTACGCCCGCCAGTACTACCACTTCGAGGCCGCCTTCCCGCGCTTCCTCTCCGCCATCCACACCCGCACCGAGAGCCCCAAGATCCGCCAGCTCATCCTCGATAACCTCTGGGACGAAGAGCACGGCGAACGGAACCACCCAACCCTCTGGCTCGAATTCGCCCGCGCCGTCGGCGTCGAACCGGACGAGGTCATCACCGCCGAGCTTCGCCCCGAAACCCGCGCCCTCGTCGACCACTTCCGCCAGGTGACCTCCACCGCCCCCATCGCCGAGGCGCTCGGCACCCTCTTCGCCTACGAAGGGCAGGTCCCCGCCATCGCCTGGCAGAAGATCAAAGGCCTCACGGAGTTCTACGGCTTCGAGCCGAAGCAGTTCGAATTCTTCTCCGTCCATCTCGTCGCCGATATCGCCCACTCCGGCGCCGAAATGGAGGCCATCGCCGAGGCCTGCACCGATGAAGACGCCGTCATCCGCGCCGTCGACACCGCCTGCGACCGCCTCCTCGCCTTCCTCGACGGCTGCTACGCCGCTGCCGCCTGA